The following are encoded together in the Bacillus sp. V2I10 genome:
- a CDS encoding glutamate-5-semialdehyde dehydrogenase: MSEVLRKGKAAKAVSYHLIEKTTEEKNTALEKIAQQLEREQEYLVAENQKDLDFGRTNGLSDSILDRMLLNKKRIEDMAHAIRLLIKLKDPVGETLETIEKENGLLIQKKRVPLGVIGMIYEARPNVTIDAATLSLKTGNAVILRGSSSSIHSNKALVSVIHRALEQTAIPQEAVQLIEDTSRETAKELFTLNEFLDVLIPRGGKKLIDTVVRESTVPVLETGAGNCHIYIDESADPTMSERIVLNGKTQRPSVCNAIETILIHEKWLQTSGEKLLQQLHDQSVEIYGDEQIRSIFPKAKPAAEEDWSTEYLALTVSVKTVKDLDEAIHHINKYGTKHSEAILTNNEGNASQFQTRVDAAAVYHNASTRFTDGFEFGYGAEIGISTQKLHARGPMGLPALTSSKHFIYGNGQIRE; the protein is encoded by the coding sequence ATGAGCGAAGTACTAAGAAAAGGCAAGGCAGCCAAAGCTGTCAGCTATCATTTAATTGAAAAAACGACTGAAGAAAAAAACACCGCATTAGAAAAAATTGCCCAGCAATTAGAAAGGGAACAAGAGTATCTTGTCGCCGAAAATCAAAAGGATCTTGATTTTGGAAGAACTAATGGCTTATCTGACTCCATCCTTGACCGGATGCTGCTGAACAAAAAGCGCATTGAAGACATGGCACATGCCATTCGTCTCCTGATTAAACTGAAAGACCCAGTCGGAGAAACACTTGAAACCATCGAAAAAGAAAACGGTCTTCTTATCCAGAAAAAGCGTGTTCCTCTTGGAGTGATCGGCATGATTTATGAAGCAAGGCCAAACGTCACCATCGACGCCGCAACTCTTTCTTTGAAAACAGGAAATGCAGTCATCTTACGAGGCAGCTCATCCTCCATCCATTCAAACAAGGCGCTTGTATCCGTCATCCACCGAGCTCTTGAACAAACGGCAATCCCGCAGGAGGCCGTGCAGCTCATCGAAGACACAAGCAGGGAAACAGCGAAAGAGTTATTCACCCTAAATGAATTCCTGGATGTTTTGATCCCGCGGGGCGGAAAAAAACTGATTGATACAGTAGTTAGAGAATCCACTGTTCCAGTCCTTGAAACAGGCGCAGGCAACTGTCATATATATATTGATGAATCAGCAGATCCAACAATGTCTGAACGGATCGTATTAAACGGAAAAACACAGCGTCCATCTGTGTGCAATGCCATTGAAACGATTTTGATTCATGAAAAATGGCTTCAAACGAGCGGGGAAAAGCTTTTGCAGCAGCTTCACGATCAATCAGTTGAAATCTATGGTGATGAGCAAATCCGGTCTATTTTTCCAAAAGCAAAACCAGCAGCTGAAGAAGACTGGAGCACAGAATATTTAGCACTGACCGTCAGCGTAAAGACAGTTAAGGATCTGGATGAAGCCATCCATCATATCAATAAATATGGTACAAAGCATTCAGAAGCCATACTTACAAATAATGAAGGAAACGCATCACAGTTTCAGACACGGGTAGACGCTGCCGCTGTTTATCATAATGCATCAACCCGATTTACGGATGGCTTTGAATTTGGTTATGGAGCTGAAATCGGCATCAGCACACAAAAACTGCATGCAAGGGGACCGATGGGGCTGCCTGCGCTGACATCAAGCAAACATTTCATTTATGGAAATGGACAGATCAGGGAATAG
- the proB gene encoding glutamate 5-kinase: MKKRIVVKIGSSSLTNRKGEIDQEKFSDHIAAIAALRKEGHEVLLVSSGAVAAGFRKLGYPARPVTLKGKQAAAAVGQSLLIQSYMEQLSSFGIIPAQILLTRNDFSKKDRYKNAYATIRELLDRGILPIINENDTVSVEELTFGDNDMLSALVSGLVQADQLIILTDINGLYDSNPRENPAAKKYDQLLEITDQMMQGAGCAGSLVGTGGMKSKLIAAKTALSLGVKIFIGTGAGSEKFIEILDGKGDGTYIGGDSRFFVNSSKQWIALHSLVRGKIYVDQGAELALTANGRSLLPAGIYDITGTFEAGDVVEVFGTNGLLGKGEVLYSSESLKQVMGKRSHELTDEIISIEVIHRDRWVKA, from the coding sequence ATGAAAAAACGAATTGTCGTCAAAATCGGCAGCAGCTCCTTAACAAACCGCAAAGGAGAAATCGATCAGGAGAAGTTTTCGGATCACATTGCTGCCATCGCCGCCCTTAGAAAAGAAGGCCACGAGGTTTTGCTCGTCTCATCAGGAGCAGTAGCTGCGGGCTTCAGAAAGCTGGGCTATCCAGCGAGGCCTGTCACCCTAAAAGGAAAGCAGGCAGCAGCAGCAGTTGGACAAAGTCTCCTGATTCAATCGTATATGGAGCAGCTTAGCAGTTTTGGCATCATTCCTGCTCAAATTTTGCTCACCCGTAATGATTTTTCGAAAAAGGACCGCTATAAAAATGCATATGCCACAATCCGTGAGCTCCTTGACCGGGGCATCCTGCCAATCATCAATGAAAACGACACGGTTTCAGTAGAAGAGTTAACCTTTGGCGACAATGACATGCTTTCGGCTCTCGTCAGCGGACTCGTACAAGCAGATCAGCTGATTATTTTGACTGACATCAACGGACTGTATGATTCTAATCCGCGTGAAAATCCGGCTGCCAAAAAGTACGATCAGCTTCTCGAAATCACAGATCAAATGATGCAGGGAGCTGGATGTGCAGGTTCACTTGTTGGAACAGGCGGCATGAAGTCCAAGCTCATCGCAGCAAAAACGGCTTTATCTCTAGGAGTGAAAATTTTTATTGGCACCGGAGCGGGTTCAGAGAAATTCATCGAAATCCTTGACGGAAAAGGCGACGGAACGTACATAGGCGGAGACAGCCGTTTCTTCGTCAACAGCAGCAAGCAATGGATCGCCCTTCATTCACTCGTCAGAGGAAAAATCTATGTAGACCAAGGCGCTGAGCTTGCATTGACTGCAAACGGAAGAAGTCTTTTGCCGGCGGGCATTTATGACATTACCGGTACGTTTGAAGCAGGAGACGTCGTAGAAGTTTTCGGGACAAACGGTCTGCTCGGGAAAGGAGAAGTACTCTATTCATCAGAAAGTCTGAAACAAGTAATGGGAAAACGAAGCCACGAATTAACGGATGAAATTATCTCTATTGAAGTGATTCACCGCGACCGCTGGGTCAAAGCCTGA
- a CDS encoding uroporphyrinogen-III synthase produces the protein MGKGLEGKRIVIAGSRKTDEISTLIEKQGGIPLVRSLQGTVFLAEEQVEPALRKFIHDGADWVIFTTGIGTETLLNLARKLGEEEGYLNRIHQSQIASRGYKTFAALKKLGLVPAAKDDDGTTRGLVRALENEDLKGKKIMVQLHGETAPALIRFLEEKGASVLQVLPYQHIAPDEAAVSLLCEEMLSRKVDAVCFTTAVQVRELFAYVKKKKCLPQILHAFETHVLPAAVGKITAEALMEEGVENPLAPELERMGAMIIELAKFYDEAKIK, from the coding sequence ATGGGAAAAGGCTTAGAAGGAAAGCGGATTGTCATCGCAGGCTCCCGCAAAACAGATGAAATCAGCACATTAATTGAAAAACAGGGAGGTATTCCTTTAGTCCGTTCTCTGCAGGGGACTGTTTTTCTGGCTGAGGAGCAGGTTGAGCCGGCGCTGCGGAAATTTATTCATGACGGTGCGGATTGGGTCATCTTTACAACGGGTATAGGAACAGAAACGCTGTTAAATCTTGCTCGGAAACTAGGGGAAGAGGAAGGTTATTTAAATAGAATCCATCAGTCGCAAATCGCATCCAGAGGGTATAAAACATTTGCTGCTCTGAAAAAGCTTGGTTTAGTACCTGCGGCAAAAGATGATGACGGAACGACTAGAGGGCTTGTGCGCGCTCTGGAAAATGAGGATTTGAAAGGTAAGAAGATCATGGTTCAGCTTCACGGGGAAACGGCTCCGGCTTTGATCCGATTTCTTGAAGAAAAGGGCGCCTCTGTTCTGCAGGTTTTGCCATATCAGCATATTGCTCCAGATGAAGCGGCAGTCAGCCTCCTTTGTGAGGAAATGCTGAGCCGTAAAGTAGATGCTGTTTGTTTTACAACCGCGGTGCAGGTACGCGAGTTATTTGCTTATGTGAAAAAAAAGAAGTGTCTGCCGCAAATCCTTCACGCATTTGAGACTCATGTTTTGCCGGCCGCTGTTGGAAAAATTACTGCAGAGGCATTGATGGAAGAAGGCGTAGAAAATCCGCTTGCACCCGAGCTTGAGAGAATGGGTGCCATGATCATTGAACTTGCAAAGTTTTATGACGAAGCAAAAATAAAATAA
- a CDS encoding YolD-like family protein produces MILKALRRNKLVTVNYYIDGAIQTLKGRVHNLDLSDQTLSLEDENKNIFSIRLAGIKEIY; encoded by the coding sequence ATGATCTTAAAAGCTTTGAGGCGAAATAAATTAGTAACGGTTAACTATTACATCGACGGTGCGATTCAGACATTAAAAGGCCGCGTTCACAACCTGGACCTTAGTGATCAGACACTGTCTTTAGAGGACGAAAACAAGAATATCTTCTCTATCAGGCTTGCGGGAATAAAAGAAATTTATTAA
- a CDS encoding S66 peptidase family protein, translated as MITYPILKNEAKIGVTAPSSGVPSELHDILTQACTRMESRGYKVICGKTPWTQEKAKSAHFRTRAEEFNRMMQDDEIDLIIPPWGGELLMEMLEHVNYESIKQKWVLGYSDISSLLLAITLKTGMATAHGTNLVDLRGEKSDPTTAMWENVLKTKSGESILQSSSGHYQNEWQHTNPTPHIFHLTQPTKWKTLSNRYEKAEGRLLGGCIDVIRHLAGTPFGDVKTFSKQHIPNEPILWYFENCELTTTDLRRSLVQLKLAGWFENCSGILFGRSAANHPVDDYTVLDVYNDLAEELDVPIIYDIDCGHQPPQITLINGAYAEVIAENGKGEVVQSFRE; from the coding sequence ATGATTACCTATCCTATCTTAAAAAATGAAGCAAAAATCGGAGTAACGGCACCCTCATCAGGGGTTCCCTCAGAATTACACGATATTCTTACCCAAGCCTGCACCCGCATGGAATCTAGAGGGTATAAAGTGATCTGCGGAAAAACACCGTGGACGCAGGAAAAAGCAAAATCGGCTCATTTTAGAACCCGGGCAGAAGAATTTAACCGTATGATGCAGGACGATGAAATCGATCTAATCATCCCTCCTTGGGGCGGAGAGCTTTTGATGGAAATGCTTGAACATGTAAACTATGAATCAATCAAGCAGAAATGGGTGCTGGGCTATTCAGATATCAGTTCGCTTCTGCTTGCCATCACGCTAAAGACCGGAATGGCCACTGCTCATGGAACCAATCTTGTGGATTTAAGAGGGGAGAAATCCGATCCTACAACAGCAATGTGGGAGAACGTTCTTAAGACAAAAAGCGGGGAATCGATTCTTCAATCCTCTTCCGGCCATTACCAGAATGAGTGGCAGCACACCAATCCGACTCCACACATCTTTCATTTAACTCAACCAACAAAATGGAAGACCTTGTCCAATCGGTATGAAAAAGCAGAAGGCCGATTGCTTGGAGGATGCATTGATGTAATCAGACATTTAGCCGGAACGCCTTTTGGCGATGTCAAAACGTTCAGCAAACAGCACATTCCAAACGAACCCATTCTCTGGTACTTTGAAAACTGCGAGCTGACAACAACCGATTTGCGCAGATCCCTTGTTCAGCTGAAACTTGCAGGATGGTTTGAAAACTGTTCGGGCATTTTGTTCGGAAGGAGTGCAGCAAATCATCCTGTCGATGATTATACAGTGTTGGATGTATACAATGATCTTGCTGAGGAACTGGACGTTCCAATCATATATGACATCGATTGCGGCCATCAGCCACCGCAAATCACGTTGATCAACGGGGCTTATGCGGAAGTTATAGCGGAAAATGGGAAAGGGGAGGTCGTTCAGAGTTTTAGAGAATAA
- a CDS encoding SDR family oxidoreductase: MKIPFQINLEGKVAVVTGGSGVLCSQFAKALAACGAKTAVISRRQESVERVAEEIRADGGTAIALSADVLDKTSLERAKAEVNEKLGPCSILINGAGGNHPKGNTDKEYYNNEDLNNSEINTFFDLDSEGVRSVFDLNFLGTLQATQVFGRDMGEGNVIINVSSMNAYTPLTKIPAYSGAKAAVSNFTQWLAVHMSKAGIRVNAIAPGFFLTEQNRNLLTNTDGSYTDRAKKILNQTPLERFGDPEDLNGTLLWLVSNEASRFVTGTVIPVDGGFSAYSGV, from the coding sequence ATGAAGATTCCTTTTCAAATTAATTTAGAGGGAAAAGTAGCTGTCGTTACTGGTGGAAGCGGTGTTCTGTGCAGCCAATTTGCCAAAGCTCTTGCAGCATGCGGAGCAAAAACGGCAGTCATAAGCAGACGCCAGGAATCTGTAGAACGCGTTGCAGAAGAAATTCGTGCAGATGGCGGTACGGCTATAGCACTATCTGCTGATGTGCTTGATAAAACAAGTCTTGAGCGGGCAAAAGCAGAAGTGAATGAAAAACTTGGCCCCTGCAGCATTCTAATAAATGGAGCAGGAGGCAATCACCCTAAAGGGAATACGGATAAAGAATACTATAACAATGAGGATTTGAACAACTCAGAAATCAATACGTTTTTTGATTTGGATTCAGAAGGGGTCCGTTCAGTCTTTGATTTGAACTTTCTCGGAACCCTGCAGGCCACTCAGGTGTTTGGCAGAGATATGGGCGAAGGTAATGTGATCATTAATGTCTCATCCATGAATGCCTATACCCCATTGACAAAAATTCCAGCTTACAGCGGGGCAAAAGCGGCAGTCAGCAACTTTACTCAATGGCTGGCTGTGCATATGTCAAAGGCAGGCATACGTGTCAATGCCATTGCACCTGGCTTTTTCTTAACAGAGCAAAATCGAAATTTATTAACGAACACAGATGGCAGCTACACCGATCGGGCTAAAAAGATTCTTAACCAGACACCGCTCGAGAGATTTGGAGATCCTGAGGATTTGAATGGAACACTGCTTTGGCTTGTCAGCAATGAAGCATCCCGATTTGTGACTGGAACGGTGATTCCGGTAGACGGCGGATTTTCAGCTTATTCAGGAGTTTGA
- the uxuA gene encoding mannonate dehydratase: MQMTFRWYGDNDPVTLQKIRQIPGMTGIVSAIYDIPVGEAWPYDKIIELKKKVEESGLSLSVIESVPVHEDIKLGLPSRDRYIENYKTTIRNLSRAGIKIVCYNFMPVFDWTRSSLDYELEDGSTALIYEEEKVKQMNPINGDLKLPGWDTSYEPEQLKNLLNQYQNVSEEKLWTNLSYFIKEIIPVAEEEEVKMAIHPDDPPWSIFGLPRIINSKENLDRFVNLYESPYNGLCLCSGSLGANPDHDFLEFVRYFGSKGKINFVHLRNIKWTGEKSFQESAHLSTDGSLDMYEIVRALREVDFSGPARPDHGRMIWGETGKPGYGLYDRALGATYLNGLWEAATKEKNRKAETGNKYEDSFSN; the protein is encoded by the coding sequence ATGCAAATGACATTTCGCTGGTATGGAGACAATGATCCTGTTACCTTACAAAAGATACGACAGATTCCAGGTATGACTGGAATTGTATCCGCTATTTACGATATCCCTGTCGGGGAGGCATGGCCTTACGACAAAATTATTGAGCTCAAAAAGAAGGTTGAAGAGAGCGGCTTAAGCTTAAGTGTAATAGAGAGCGTCCCTGTTCATGAGGATATAAAGCTCGGCCTTCCTTCCAGAGATCGATATATAGAAAACTACAAAACTACGATTCGGAATTTATCCAGGGCTGGAATTAAAATTGTATGTTATAACTTTATGCCGGTCTTTGACTGGACTCGTTCATCACTTGACTATGAATTAGAAGATGGCTCCACAGCTCTTATTTATGAAGAAGAAAAAGTAAAGCAAATGAATCCGATAAACGGAGACTTAAAGCTACCGGGCTGGGACACAAGCTATGAACCGGAGCAATTAAAAAACCTGCTGAACCAATATCAGAATGTATCGGAAGAGAAATTGTGGACGAATCTCTCGTATTTTATTAAAGAAATCATTCCGGTTGCAGAGGAAGAGGAAGTCAAAATGGCTATTCATCCGGATGATCCGCCATGGTCAATCTTCGGACTGCCAAGAATCATTAACAGTAAAGAAAACTTAGACAGATTCGTCAATCTTTATGAAAGTCCATACAACGGTCTTTGTTTATGCAGCGGTTCGCTCGGTGCAAATCCAGATCATGATTTCCTTGAATTTGTCCGTTATTTTGGCAGCAAAGGGAAAATCAATTTCGTTCACTTAAGAAACATTAAATGGACAGGTGAAAAATCCTTTCAGGAATCTGCCCATCTTTCAACGGACGGTTCATTGGATATGTATGAAATTGTCCGTGCCTTAAGAGAAGTTGACTTTTCAGGACCGGCAAGACCGGATCATGGCAGAATGATCTGGGGAGAAACAGGAAAACCGGGTTATGGTTTGTATGACCGCGCGCTTGGTGCTACGTATCTAAATGGTTTGTGGGAAGCTGCAACAAAAGAAAAAAACAGAAAAGCCGAAACGGGGAATAAATATGAAGATTCCTTTTCAAATTAA
- the uxaC gene encoding glucuronate isomerase: protein MKKFMDNDFLLDYESSKILYHEYAKEMPIYDYHCHLSPEEIAENKQFRNLTEIWLNGDHYKWRAMRANGISEDLITGSASDKEKFDAWAKTMPSCIGNPLYHWTHLELKRYFNIDLPLSEKTADEIWERCNLLLQQKDFSAQSIIKKSNVHVICTTDDPADSLAYHKEIQANERIETAVLPAFRPDKGIEITQQGFLRYIEKLSKAANIEINGYQDLLKAFENRVDYFHGAGCRVSDHGFDHLFYEEATLEEVSAIFDKTIQGQSITISEENKYKTYTLLHLGKLYHSHGWAMQLHIGAIRNNNTKMFKKIGPDAGFDSMNDFELAKPLNQFLNRLDRENELPKTILYNLNPAHNPIIASAAGNFQNEEARGKLQFGTGWWFNDQKDGMIRQMTDLASIGLISNFVGMVTDSRSFLSYTRHEYFRRILCNLIGGWVHKGEAPDDYELLGQMVQDICYNNAKTYFEIAR from the coding sequence GTGAAAAAATTTATGGATAACGATTTTCTATTAGATTACGAAAGCTCTAAGATTCTCTATCATGAATATGCAAAAGAAATGCCGATCTATGATTACCACTGCCATTTAAGTCCTGAAGAAATTGCGGAAAACAAGCAGTTCCGAAACCTGACGGAAATCTGGCTGAACGGCGATCACTACAAATGGAGAGCCATGCGTGCAAATGGCATCAGCGAAGATCTGATTACAGGCAGCGCAAGCGATAAGGAAAAGTTTGATGCATGGGCAAAAACAATGCCATCCTGTATCGGCAATCCCCTTTATCATTGGACACACTTGGAGCTGAAGCGATATTTCAACATCGATTTACCGCTGAGTGAAAAAACAGCAGACGAAATCTGGGAGCGCTGCAATCTTCTGCTTCAGCAGAAGGATTTTTCTGCGCAGTCCATCATTAAAAAATCAAATGTTCATGTGATTTGCACAACAGATGATCCGGCAGATTCACTTGCCTATCATAAGGAAATTCAAGCAAATGAAAGGATAGAGACAGCCGTTTTGCCAGCTTTTCGTCCGGATAAAGGGATAGAAATTACGCAGCAAGGTTTTCTTCGTTACATAGAGAAGCTATCTAAAGCAGCAAATATCGAAATCAACGGCTACCAAGATTTATTAAAGGCTTTTGAAAATAGGGTCGATTATTTCCACGGAGCAGGGTGCAGAGTGTCAGACCATGGTTTTGACCATCTTTTCTATGAAGAAGCAACACTGGAAGAAGTTTCAGCGATATTTGATAAGACCATTCAAGGTCAATCCATCACCATATCTGAAGAAAATAAGTATAAGACATATACACTTCTTCATCTTGGGAAGTTGTATCATTCTCATGGCTGGGCGATGCAGCTGCACATTGGGGCGATCCGCAATAACAATACAAAAATGTTTAAGAAAATAGGTCCTGATGCAGGGTTTGATTCCATGAACGATTTTGAACTGGCAAAGCCGCTGAATCAGTTTCTGAATCGTCTTGACAGAGAGAATGAGCTGCCAAAGACCATTCTCTATAATTTGAATCCTGCTCACAATCCGATCATTGCATCAGCCGCCGGGAATTTTCAAAATGAAGAAGCAAGAGGGAAGCTTCAATTTGGCACAGGCTGGTGGTTTAACGATCAAAAAGACGGGATGATCCGCCAGATGACAGACCTTGCAAGTATAGGGCTGATCAGCAATTTTGTAGGTATGGTGACGGATTCACGCAGTTTCCTATCTTATACAAGACATGAATACTTCCGCAGGATTCTATGTAACTTAATCGGCGGCTGGGTTCACAAAGGCGAAGCACCAGATGATTATGAACTACTCGGTCAAATGGTGCAGGATATTTGCTATAACAATGCGAAAACATATTTTGAGATTGCCAGATAA